A stretch of the Dechloromonas sp. TW-R-39-2 genome encodes the following:
- a CDS encoding 1,4-dihydroxy-2-naphthoate polyprenyltransferase, giving the protein MKTSTAWFLACRPKTLSVSLSPVLVGTAIAWHDTGVLLWLPLLAAACGAAFIQIGTNLFNDVGDFLRGTDTPERLGPRRATAEGWLTAGKVKAGAWLSFALAFLCGIYLVVHGGWPIIAIGLASLAAGWAYTGGPKPIAYGPLGEIFVFVFFGLIAVGGSYYLQTMSLSTATLIAASLVGLHAAAVITVNNYRDLDGDASNGKNTLAVHLGRPATQQVYLAEMLLPYILLPLLSRELGWQALLPALSLPLALRLAQRFRNEAPGPVFNQILAASAGLQLLFALLLTAAFCI; this is encoded by the coding sequence ATGAAAACAAGCACCGCCTGGTTTCTCGCCTGCCGCCCGAAGACACTCTCCGTATCGCTGTCGCCGGTGCTGGTCGGGACAGCAATCGCCTGGCACGACACCGGCGTGCTGCTCTGGTTGCCGCTACTCGCCGCGGCATGCGGGGCAGCATTCATCCAGATCGGCACCAATCTGTTCAACGATGTCGGCGACTTCCTGCGCGGCACCGACACACCGGAACGCCTCGGCCCCAGACGCGCCACCGCGGAAGGCTGGCTGACGGCGGGCAAGGTCAAGGCCGGCGCCTGGCTCAGCTTTGCCCTGGCCTTCCTGTGCGGCATTTACCTGGTCGTGCACGGCGGCTGGCCGATCATCGCCATCGGCCTGGCTTCGCTGGCAGCCGGCTGGGCCTACACCGGCGGACCGAAACCGATTGCCTACGGTCCACTCGGCGAAATCTTCGTTTTTGTCTTTTTCGGCCTGATCGCCGTCGGTGGCAGCTACTACCTGCAAACCATGAGCCTGAGCACTGCGACACTGATTGCGGCCAGCCTGGTCGGGCTGCATGCGGCAGCGGTGATCACGGTGAACAATTATCGTGATCTCGACGGCGACGCCAGCAACGGCAAAAACACGCTGGCCGTGCACCTTGGCCGCCCGGCCACGCAGCAGGTTTATCTGGCCGAAATGCTGCTGCCGTACATCCTGCTGCCGCTGCTGAGCCGGGAACTCGGCTGGCAGGCGCTGCTGCCGGCACTCTCCCTGCCACTCGCCCTGCGGCTCGCCCAGCGTTTCCGCAACGAGGCACCCGGTCCGGTGTTCAACCAGATACTGGCCGCCAGTGCCGGACTCCAGCTGTTGTTTGCCCTGCTCCTGACCGCCGCTTTCTGTATCTAG
- a CDS encoding adenine phosphoribosyltransferase, which translates to MHTDPLFDTAFLRQRIRTVADWPSPGVQFRDITPLLQDPRAFRVLVEAFVLRYMNADIDLVAGIDARGFILGSVVAHQLNRGFIPVRKKGKLPFTTVSEEYELEYGNATVEIHTDAVQPGQRVLLIDDLIATGGTMMAAARLLQRLDATIVEAAAIVDLPELGGSALLKAAGLPIFTVCDFAGH; encoded by the coding sequence ATGCACACCGATCCCCTGTTCGACACCGCCTTCCTGCGCCAGCGCATCCGCACCGTAGCCGACTGGCCCAGCCCCGGCGTCCAGTTCCGCGACATCACTCCCTTGCTGCAGGACCCGCGCGCCTTTCGCGTTCTGGTCGAAGCCTTCGTACTGCGTTACATGAATGCCGATATCGATCTGGTCGCCGGCATCGATGCCCGTGGCTTCATTCTCGGCAGCGTCGTTGCCCATCAACTAAATCGTGGCTTCATTCCGGTCCGCAAGAAGGGCAAGCTGCCGTTCACCACCGTGTCCGAAGAATATGAACTCGAATACGGCAATGCGACGGTCGAAATTCATACCGATGCCGTCCAACCCGGCCAACGCGTCCTGTTGATCGACGACCTGATCGCCACCGGCGGCACAATGATGGCGGCCGCCCGACTGCTGCAACGCCTCGATGCAACCATCGTTGAAGCGGCCGCCATCGTGGACCTGCCCGAACTGGGCGGCTCGGCGCTGCTCAAAGCCGCCGGCTTGCCGATTTTTACCGTATGTGATTTTGCCGGACACTGA
- the murU gene encoding N-acetylmuramate alpha-1-phosphate uridylyltransferase MurU, producing the protein MKAFILAAGRGERMRPLTDHTPKPLLQAGGKPLIVWHLERLAAAGFKEIAINHAHLGAQIEQTLGDGASWGLNIQYSPEPPGALETAGGIATALPLLDEQPFLVVNGDVYCDWDFNRARQLTAKTAHLVMVANPAHHTTGDFSLDGERVIYANGKQTLTYAGIGVFSPSFFAGVQSGTVMKLRPLLDAAIAAGTLTGEHHTGRWVDVGTPQRLAELDQELKNA; encoded by the coding sequence ATGAAAGCCTTCATCCTGGCCGCCGGGCGCGGCGAGCGCATGCGTCCGCTGACCGACCACACGCCCAAGCCATTGCTTCAGGCCGGCGGCAAGCCGCTCATCGTTTGGCACCTGGAACGACTTGCGGCAGCCGGTTTCAAGGAGATCGCGATCAATCACGCCCATCTCGGCGCACAAATCGAGCAAACGCTGGGCGATGGTGCGTCATGGGGGCTGAACATCCAGTACTCACCTGAACCGCCGGGCGCGCTGGAAACCGCCGGCGGCATCGCCACCGCACTGCCACTGCTCGACGAGCAGCCATTTCTCGTGGTCAATGGCGACGTTTATTGCGACTGGGATTTCAATCGCGCCAGGCAGTTGACCGCAAAAACCGCCCATCTGGTGATGGTTGCCAACCCAGCCCACCACACCACCGGCGACTTCAGCCTGGACGGCGAGCGCGTCATTTACGCCAACGGTAAGCAAACACTCACCTACGCTGGCATTGGCGTCTTTTCGCCATCCTTCTTCGCGGGCGTTCAATCTGGCACGGTCATGAAACTTCGTCCGCTGCTCGACGCCGCCATCGCCGCCGGCACCTTGACCGGGGAACACCACACCGGTCGCTGGGTCGACGTAGGTACGCCGCAGCGCCTTGCGGAACTGGATCAGGAACTCAAAAACGCATGA
- a CDS encoding FAD-dependent monooxygenase gives MTEASVDQVDILIVGAGPVGMTLHLALAAGSRKSLLLDRRPHPAGSSLGAQHAPPSDPRALALSHGARQLLEQINSWPNRAATPIETIHVSQKDGFGRTLIDRSDYALPALGYVVRYSDLANALAANLTSNAVLAEAEILEITPGDDRVTVTLRHAGQLRTISTRLLVHAEGTPGDDPAVKVSDYVQHAVICEITPTPGHNRRAWERFTPDGPLALLPLGNEYSIVFTLPPDKADAVMNMNDADFIAALQQQFGQRMTFSQPGRRSRFPLALRLRDPLVKGNEIWIGNAAQTLHPVSGQGFNLGIRDAWQLAEILLKNGVDREKTESAADWRQSLHDYAAQRQLDRQGSAFFTDRIVRTFSNDSAPLKLVRGLGLLALDVFPPARHFVAKRMIWGARAWP, from the coding sequence ATGACTGAAGCCTCCGTTGACCAAGTCGATATCCTGATCGTCGGCGCCGGCCCGGTCGGCATGACGCTGCATCTGGCACTCGCCGCCGGTAGCCGGAAATCGCTGCTTCTGGACCGTCGACCGCACCCGGCAGGAAGTTCCCTTGGGGCGCAACACGCCCCGCCAAGCGACCCGCGCGCCCTCGCCCTGTCGCACGGCGCCCGCCAGTTGCTCGAACAGATCAATAGCTGGCCAAACCGCGCCGCGACGCCGATCGAAACCATTCACGTCTCGCAGAAGGACGGTTTTGGTCGCACGCTGATCGACCGCAGCGACTACGCCCTGCCGGCGCTCGGCTACGTCGTTCGCTACAGCGACCTGGCCAATGCGCTGGCCGCCAACCTGACCAGCAACGCGGTGCTGGCGGAAGCAGAAATTCTCGAGATCACACCCGGCGACGATCGAGTCACCGTCACGCTGCGCCACGCCGGGCAACTGCGTACGATCAGCACCCGACTGCTGGTACACGCCGAAGGCACGCCGGGCGACGATCCGGCCGTCAAGGTCAGCGACTACGTCCAGCACGCCGTCATTTGCGAGATCACCCCGACGCCCGGCCACAACCGGCGCGCTTGGGAGCGCTTCACGCCGGACGGCCCGCTCGCCCTGCTGCCGTTGGGCAACGAATACTCCATCGTATTCACCCTGCCGCCCGACAAGGCCGACGCGGTGATGAACATGAACGACGCAGATTTCATTGCCGCCCTGCAGCAACAATTCGGCCAGCGCATGACATTCAGCCAGCCCGGCCGGCGCAGCCGCTTTCCGCTCGCCCTGCGCCTGCGCGATCCGCTGGTCAAGGGCAACGAAATCTGGATCGGCAATGCCGCCCAGACGCTGCACCCGGTTTCCGGCCAGGGATTCAACCTGGGCATCCGCGACGCCTGGCAACTGGCTGAAATCCTGCTCAAAAACGGCGTCGACCGCGAAAAAACCGAATCGGCAGCCGACTGGCGCCAAAGCCTGCACGACTATGCCGCCCAGCGCCAACTCGACCGACAAGGCAGCGCCTTCTTCACCGACCGGATCGTACGTACCTTCTCGAACGACTCCGCGCCGCTCAAACTGGTCCGCGGCCTCGGTTTGCTGGCGCTCGACGTTTTCCCGCCGGCCCGCCACTTCGTCGCCAAGCGCATGATCTGGGGCGCCCGCGCCTGGCCTTGA
- a CDS encoding aminoglycoside phosphotransferase family protein, with protein MSRDQLVTDWVASRFPGQTVQITPASADASFRRYFRLTWPDGSTRILMDAPPEKEDCKPFIHVAGLLAKAELAAPRILDKDLDNGFLVLTDLGRIGYLDALNADLSMADMLVRPVLDVLVKWQLSSKASTLPPYDATLLRRELDLFPEWFIGRHLGVQLDDSEKLMLDRTFKFLINSALAQPKVFVHRDFMPRNLMIVESEARLTPGIIDFQDAVMGPISYDVVSLFRDAFISWEEEQEIDWVVRYWEKARAAGLPVRADFGDFWRDYELMGLQRHLKVLGIFCRLKYRDGKEKYSEDLPRFMNYARKTAGRYVALKPLLNLLDKLEGNTDQIGYRR; from the coding sequence ATGTCGCGCGATCAACTTGTTACAGACTGGGTCGCCAGTCGCTTCCCCGGCCAGACCGTCCAAATCACTCCGGCCTCTGCCGATGCCAGTTTTCGCCGCTATTTCCGGCTGACCTGGCCGGATGGCAGCACGCGCATCCTGATGGACGCCCCGCCTGAAAAAGAGGACTGCAAACCCTTCATCCACGTTGCCGGCCTGCTCGCCAAGGCCGAACTGGCCGCCCCGCGCATCCTCGACAAGGATCTCGACAACGGTTTCCTGGTGCTCACCGACCTCGGCCGCATCGGCTACCTCGACGCACTGAACGCCGACCTGTCGATGGCCGACATGCTGGTTCGTCCGGTCCTCGATGTGCTGGTCAAATGGCAACTATCAAGCAAGGCCAGCACCCTGCCGCCCTATGACGCCACACTGTTGCGCCGCGAACTCGACCTTTTCCCGGAATGGTTCATCGGCCGCCACCTCGGCGTGCAACTCGACGACAGCGAAAAGCTGATGCTCGACCGGACCTTCAAGTTCCTGATCAACTCGGCGCTGGCCCAGCCCAAGGTTTTCGTCCATCGCGACTTCATGCCGCGCAACCTGATGATCGTCGAGAGCGAGGCCCGCTTGACGCCGGGCATCATCGACTTCCAGGATGCCGTGATGGGGCCGATCAGCTATGACGTCGTCTCCCTCTTCCGCGATGCTTTCATTTCGTGGGAAGAAGAGCAGGAAATCGACTGGGTCGTCCGCTACTGGGAAAAAGCCCGCGCCGCCGGCCTGCCAGTGCGCGCCGATTTCGGCGATTTCTGGCGCGACTACGAACTGATGGGGCTGCAACGCCACCTCAAGGTGCTCGGCATCTTCTGCCGCCTGAAATATCGCGACGGCAAGGAAAAATACAGCGAAGACCTGCCGCGCTTCATGAACTACGCGCGCAAGACCGCCGGTCGCTACGTCGCCCTGAAGCCCTTGCTCAACCTGCTCGACAAACTGGAAGGCAACACCGACCAGATCGGCTATCGCCGCTAA
- a CDS encoding aminopeptidase P N-terminal domain-containing protein: MSHTHFLARRKRLLKTIGDGVAIVPTAPEVIRNRDAHHPFRFDSYFWYLAGFPEPEAVVVLVGGKKPKSILFCREKHEEREIWDGYRYGPKAAKVAFGFDAAYPIEQLDKKLAELLVDRDTLWHAIGHDAAWDTRIAKALNEVRAQTRAGKRAPRAIHDLRHELDAMRLIKDSAEADIQQRSADIASAGHARAMRACRPGMAEYELEAELSYEFRKRGADAHAYTPIVAGGANACVLHYVENNKLLNDHTLVLIDAGCEVEGYAADITRTFPVNGRFNAAQKDVYEIVLAAQDAAFAATAPGRHFMEAHDAAVRVLTQGLIDLKLLSGDLDNLIDKGDYKRFYMHRTGHWLGLDVHDAGEYKVGDEWTKLQPGMTLTVEPGLYIRPGADIPPALAGIGIRIEDDVRVTETGCDIFTTAPKTVAEIEEVMRHD; the protein is encoded by the coding sequence ATGAGCCACACCCACTTTCTCGCCCGCCGCAAGCGCCTGCTGAAAACCATAGGCGACGGCGTCGCCATCGTGCCGACCGCACCGGAAGTCATCCGCAACCGCGACGCGCACCACCCCTTCCGCTTCGACAGCTATTTCTGGTACCTGGCCGGCTTTCCGGAACCGGAAGCGGTGGTTGTGCTGGTCGGCGGCAAGAAACCCAAGTCCATCCTGTTCTGCCGCGAAAAGCACGAAGAGCGCGAAATCTGGGACGGTTACCGTTACGGCCCGAAAGCGGCCAAAGTCGCTTTTGGCTTCGATGCCGCCTATCCCATCGAACAACTCGACAAGAAACTGGCCGAATTGCTCGTCGACCGCGACACGCTGTGGCACGCCATCGGCCACGATGCCGCCTGGGATACGCGCATCGCCAAGGCCTTGAACGAAGTGCGCGCCCAGACCCGCGCCGGCAAACGCGCGCCGCGCGCCATCCACGACCTGCGCCACGAACTCGATGCCATGCGCCTGATCAAGGACAGCGCCGAAGCCGACATCCAGCAACGCTCGGCCGACATCGCCAGCGCCGGCCACGCCCGCGCCATGCGCGCCTGCCGACCCGGCATGGCCGAGTACGAACTCGAAGCCGAGCTGAGCTACGAATTCCGCAAGCGCGGTGCCGACGCTCATGCCTACACGCCCATCGTCGCCGGCGGCGCCAACGCCTGCGTACTGCACTACGTCGAGAACAACAAACTGCTCAACGACCACACGCTGGTACTGATCGACGCCGGCTGCGAGGTTGAGGGCTACGCCGCCGACATCACCCGTACGTTCCCGGTCAACGGCCGTTTCAATGCAGCGCAGAAGGACGTTTACGAAATCGTCCTCGCTGCGCAGGATGCCGCCTTCGCCGCCACGGCGCCCGGCCGTCATTTCATGGAAGCTCACGACGCCGCCGTGCGCGTGCTGACGCAAGGCCTGATCGACCTCAAGCTGCTCAGCGGCGATCTCGACAACCTGATCGACAAGGGCGACTACAAGCGTTTCTACATGCACCGCACCGGCCACTGGCTCGGCCTCGACGTGCACGACGCTGGTGAATACAAGGTCGGCGATGAATGGACCAAGCTACAACCCGGCATGACGCTGACCGTCGAACCGGGCCTCTACATCCGCCCCGGCGCCGACATTCCGCCGGCACTGGCCGGCATCGGCATTCGCATCGAGGACGATGTGCGCGTCACCGAAACCGGTTGCGACATCTTCACCACGGCACCGAAGACGGTGGCCGAAATAGAGGAAGTGATGCGCCATGACTGA
- a CDS encoding NCS2 family permease: MLERLFQLKAHGTTVRTELLAGLTTFLTMAYIVFVNPDILSAAGMPKDAVFVATCLAAAIGSGIMGLYANYPVALAPAMGLNAYFAFTVVQGMGYTWQTALGAVFISGMLFITISLFKVREWIVNAIPTSLKYSISAGIGLFLAIIGLKNAGLITAHPATLLTLGDLHTPGPLLASAGFMLIVALEYRKVPGAIIIAILAVTSVSAALGLSEFHGVVAAPPSLAPTFLQMDLAGALNAGLLAVVLTFFMVELFDASGTLIGVCHRAGLLDQNGRLPRLKKALLADSLAITAGACLGTSSTTAYIESAAGTAAGGRTGLTAVVVALLFLAAVIFAPLASTVPAYATAPALCYVAILMSRGLAEIEWDDLTEATPAVVTAITIPFTFSIAHGIAFGFISYVAIKVLAGRRHDVSPTVALIAAAFIAKFALL, translated from the coding sequence ATGCTTGAACGCCTGTTCCAGCTCAAGGCTCATGGCACCACGGTCCGTACCGAGCTACTCGCCGGCCTGACCACCTTCCTGACCATGGCTTACATCGTCTTCGTCAATCCGGACATCCTGTCCGCGGCCGGCATGCCGAAAGACGCCGTTTTCGTTGCCACCTGCCTGGCCGCCGCCATCGGCTCCGGCATCATGGGGCTGTACGCCAACTACCCGGTAGCCCTGGCGCCGGCCATGGGATTGAACGCCTATTTTGCGTTCACCGTGGTGCAAGGTATGGGCTACACTTGGCAGACCGCCCTGGGCGCAGTATTCATTTCCGGGATGCTGTTCATCACCATCAGCCTGTTCAAGGTTCGCGAATGGATCGTCAATGCCATTCCAACCTCGCTGAAATATTCGATTTCAGCCGGCATCGGCCTCTTCCTGGCAATCATCGGCCTGAAAAATGCCGGCCTGATCACGGCCCATCCAGCCACCTTGCTCACCCTGGGCGATTTGCATACGCCGGGACCGCTGCTCGCCTCGGCCGGCTTCATGCTGATCGTTGCACTGGAGTACCGCAAGGTACCGGGCGCCATCATCATTGCCATTCTCGCCGTCACCTCGGTATCCGCCGCCCTGGGCCTCAGCGAATTCCACGGTGTCGTCGCCGCACCACCGTCACTGGCCCCGACCTTCCTGCAGATGGACCTGGCCGGCGCACTCAATGCCGGCCTGCTGGCGGTTGTCCTGACCTTCTTCATGGTCGAACTGTTCGATGCCTCCGGCACGCTGATCGGTGTTTGCCACCGGGCCGGCCTGCTCGACCAGAACGGCCGCCTGCCGCGCCTGAAAAAAGCCTTGCTCGCCGACTCGCTGGCGATCACCGCCGGCGCTTGCCTGGGCACCTCGTCCACCACCGCCTACATCGAATCGGCGGCGGGCACCGCAGCCGGTGGTCGCACCGGGCTGACCGCCGTCGTCGTCGCCCTGCTGTTCCTGGCCGCCGTCATCTTTGCCCCGCTGGCCAGCACGGTCCCGGCCTACGCGACGGCCCCGGCGCTGTGCTACGTCGCCATCCTGATGTCGCGCGGACTGGCTGAAATCGAATGGGACGACCTGACCGAAGCCACGCCGGCCGTCGTCACCGCGATCACTATTCCCTTCACGTTCTCGATTGCCCACGGCATTGCGTTTGGCTTCATTTCCTATGTCGCCATCAAAGTACTCGCCGGCCGCAGACATGATGTTTCACCGACGGTTGCGCTGATTGCCGCTGCCTTCATTGCCAAATTTGCGCTCCTCTAA